CACCTCAGCATTCTGCAGAATATCGCCGCCATGCTTCCGGAAACCGCGCAGGAACCCCTGGTGCAAGGCATGGACATCCATATCCATGGCATCCCGTTCCAACATCCCAAGTGCGAACATGCCGGGACGCAGGACAGGTACCATGTCCTCAAGCTGTTTGCCGTCGAGGATGTCTATATGGGCGCCGTTTGCCTTGCTGTCTTCGGCGTGATGCAGAAGTTTGGGGCGCTCTTCCTCGGTTGCGAGGGTGAGGACGCCGCGCGGCGACAGCAGCGGATAATCTGAAAAACCTTCCGGCGGGTTTTCGAGGAACGGGCGGCTTGCGCTGGACAGTTTACGAATGCCCGCAGGGCCATAGGTTTCGCTGAACAAGGCGGCTGACCGGCCCGTGCTGTGATAGCCAGGCTGGCTTTCACGTTCCAGAATGCCAACCGTCAACCCGTCGCGGGCGAGGAAATAGGCCGCAGACGCACCTGCCATGCCGCCGCCGATGATCAAAACATCCAGATTTTGCATTATTGGATTGCCCCTCTTGCCCCCAGAAAACCGTGCAGCAGACGATACAGGTTTGTGGACAGGACGTCACTGATATAACCGCCTTCCTGGACCAATAGGACCGGTTTCGGATAGGCGCCGATAATTGCTCCGATACGCTCAAAACCGTCGCTGGTAACGGCCAGCCCGCCAAACGGGTCCTGCTCGGATGCGTCCAGGCCGGTTGCAATGACCAGCGCATCCGCAGCAAAGCTTTTTACGCTTTCCATGGCCGTTTCCAGCGCGGCGATGAAGGCGTTGTCACCACTGCCAAGCGGCAGCGGGTAGTTCTTGTTGTAGCCAAGGCCTGCGGCCTCGCCTCGTTCTGCCTCATGGCCCCAGAAGAAAGGATAGAAATGCCGCGGGTCCGCGTGAATGGACAGGGTCATCACATCGTCGCGGTGGTAGAAGATATCCTGCGTGCCGTTGCCATGATGCAGATCGATATCCAGGATGGCGACCCGGGCACATTGCGAGCGAAGGTGCTGTGCGGCAATGGCGCTGTTGTTGAGATAACAGAACCCACCGGCGAGGTCCGGCCCGGCATGATGCCCCGGCGGACGGCAGAGCGCGTAGGCTTCTTTTGCCCCGTTGGTGATATCCATCGCGGCGGAAACCGCAGTATGGGCACTCCAATAAACCGCGTCCCAGGTGCTCTCAGTGATCGGGCATGCGGTATCGCCCAGGTGATAGCCTGCCTGTCCGACCGCGGAATGCGGATAAGTGATATTGCGGTTGCGGGGGTGAATATTGGGAACGACGGTCCCATTACCACCCGCAGCCACCCAGCGTTCATAGGCTGTCTGCAGGAAATTGAGATATTCCGGTTTATGAATGGCGGCGAGCGGCGACAGGCCGTGGTCGTCGGGCTCGCAGATATCCAGGCCGAGCTTGCTGACGGCGGCCTTCAGATGCCCGGCACGTTCAGGCACTTCCGGAATGGGTTTCGGCTGTCCGGCGACAAGGAAACTTTCGCCGTGATGTGAAAGCTGTTTCTCGGAAAAGAAAACACGCATGGAATATCCAACTTACTGTAAACGGTTAGTGCGGGGGCGGGGTCAGAAGGCCACCTGATCGCCGCCCTTCAGGTTCAACAACGAACGGGCCTCGTCCGGCGTGGCTATTTCCAGCGACAGCCCTTCCAGGATTTCCCGGACTTTTCGGACCTGCTCGGCATTGGTTTTCGCCAGTTCGCCTTTGCGCATGTAAAGGTTGTCTTCCAGCCCGACGCGTACATTCCCACCCAGCGAGGCGGACATGGCCGCCAGCGGCATCTGGTGACGCCCGGCCCCCAGGACGGAGAACTGATAGTCTTCCCCGAACAGGCGGTCGGCGGTTGATTTCAAATGCATCAGGTTTTCCGGATCGGCACCGATGCCGCCCAGCACACCCAGGACGAACTGAAGGAAGATCGGGCCTTTGACGAGGCCGCGATCACGGAAATGTGCCAGGTTATAGAGATGCCCGACGTCATAGCATTCGAATTCAAACCGCGTGCCGTTTTTCTCTCCCAGTTCCGTCAGCAGGGTTTCGATATCGGCAAAGGTGTTTTTGAAGACAAAGTCCTTGCTGCTTTCCAGGAAGTCCTTTTCCCAGTCATATTTCCAGTCGCGCGGCCGTTCCGCTGCGGGGAAAAGACCGAAATTCATGGACCCCATGTTGAGTGATGCCATCTCCGGTGCAGCGGTCAGGGCCGCCTGCATCCGGTCATTGACCGTCATGCTCATGCCGCCGCCGGTAGAGATATTCACGACCGCATCCGTGGACTGTTTGATGCGTGGTAGGAACTGGCCAAAGACGTCGGGTGAGGGGCTAGGGAAACCGGTTTCCGGGTCCCGGGCGTGTAGATGCAGGATTGCCGCACCGGCTTCTGCGGCCTCAATCGCATGTTCGGCGATCTCATCCGGAGTGACCGGTAGGTAGGGGCTCATGCTGGGGGTGTGAATGGACCCTGTGATCGCACAGGTTATAACGACTTTCCGGCTCATGCTGCCCCCTTATGCGATGCGAGTTCCTGTTCAAGCTGCGTCAATGATTCATCAAGCGGTTCAAGGATTTCAGAGAAACTGTTGGAACGCAGGTTGAGCGGCGGACAGACCATGATGTGGTCACCACGCGCGCCGCCGCGTGTGCGGCGCCAATAGAGGATCAGTCCCTTTTCGTAGGCGATGTCCATCAGGCGGGCGGCGGCCATGGCTGCCGGAGGAAGGGGCTCCATCGTGTCACGGTCTGCGACCAGTTCCATCGCCAGCAACATGCCCTTGCCGCGCACATCACCAACAATCGGGTGCCGGTCCGCCAGTTCCTGAAGGGAGGCCTTCAACAACGCGCCGCCGCTGCGGGCATTCTCGTAAAGCTTCTCCTCTTCCAGAACGTCGAGGACCGCATTACCCGCCGCGCAGGCAATCGGGTTGCCTGCATAGGTGAAGCCATGGATGAAGCCGCCGGCATCGAGAACAGGTTCAACCAGGCGATCCGGGGCCAACATGGCGCCCAGCGGCGCATATCCGGCGGCCAGCCCTTTGGAGACGGAGATCAGGTCGGGTTTGATCCCCCAATGGTCGGCGGCAAAATAATGTCCGGTCCGTCCGCCACCGGTCATGACCTCGTCATAGATCAGCAGAATGCCGTATTGATCGCAGATTTCGCGAATACAGCCGTAATAGTTGTCCGGAGCAACCAGCGCGCCGGTGGACGCACCGCCGACAGGTTCCATGATGAATGCCAGAACGGTTTCCGGGCCCTGGCGCAGAATCTCGTCCTCCAGCATGTTGGCGTAATACAGCCCCAATTCTTCCTCGGAACGGCCGTCCCGATGCAGGTAGGCCCTTGGAGTCTCGATTTTGGGTTGTTCCTGCATCATCGGGGCAAAGGGAGCCGTCATCGGGGCATAGCCGGTAAGGCCGAGTGCCCCCAGGGTGGAACCATGATAGCTGGGGAAACGGGAGATGATCTTGTAACGCTGTGCCTGATCAGTCGCCAAGGCGTATTGCCGGGCCATCTTGATACAGCTTTCAACCGCTTCGGAACCGCCGGATACAAAGAAAACCCGTTCCAGATCACCGGGAGCCAGATCCGCCAGACGGTGTGCAAGCGTTTCCGCCGCGTCGTTTTCAAAATGCAGGCGGTAGGCGAATGTCGCCTTTTCCATCTGCGCCTGCATCCCGGCCAGAACCTTGGGGTGGCTGTGGCCGATATTGCTGACCATCGCGCCGCATACTGCGTCCAGATAGCGATTGCCATCCACATCCCACATATAGGGACCTTCGGCCCGATTGATGCGGGGGCGGCGTTGACGTGTTTGATAAAACAGGCGGGATGCCTTGCTCATTGCCTTCATATCTCCCTAGCGCAGCCAGGGACTGACTGCGGTATTGTCTTAAAAACGATGGCGGCGCGGCTAGTGGCGGTCTTCCTCATGGCCGGGAAGCAGGACACAGTCTTCCGGGGCGACATGCAGGGCGACCTGTTGGCCTTCGCTGAAGGGTTGGCGGTGGATCGGGTTGATGACCTGCCAGTCAAAACCGCCAGCCTGAACGAAATAGCGGGCGTTTTGTCCCAGATAGTCGACTGTTTTGACCTGACCTGTCAGGGAACTTCCGCTTCCTTCTGCATTTTCCACGGAGGTCAGTTGAATTTTTTCCGCGCGAACGATGGCGCAGACGCGCCCGTCATCTGGCAGGGCAGAGCCATTGATGGCGGCATTCAGGGCGGTGCCGTTGCCCAGGTCCACTTCCACGGTGGCCCCGTTCTTGGCCTTTAACTGGCCGTTGTGGATGTTCGAGTGGCCCAGGAAGTTCGCCACAAAAGTGGATTTGGGGTCGTTATAGACGTCTTCGGGCTTGCCGACCTGCTCCACGATGCCGTGGTTCATCACCACGAGCTTGTCACTCATCGCCAGGGCTTCGGACTGATCGTGGGTCACGAAAACGGTGGCAATGCCCAGCTCCCGCTGGATGCGCTTCAGTTCAACGCGCATCTCCTCACGCAGATTGGCGTCCAATGCGGACAGCGGCTCATCCAGAAGAAGGACATGCGGTTCGATGACAATAGCGCGGGCCAGCGCAATACGCTGTTGCTGGCCACCCGACAGTTGGCTCGGATAGCGATCCTCCGCATGGGGAAGCTGTACCAGGTCCAGCGCCTTGCGCACGCGCCCGGCGATATCGGCCTTCGAGACCTTACGGTATTTCAGGCCGAAAGCGACATTGTCGAAAATGGTCTTATGCGGGAAGAGGGCGTAATTCTGGAAGACCAGGCCCAGGTTCCTTTTATGGATGGGGATCTCGTTGACGCGGTTGCCCTTGATGAGGATATCGCCATCGCTGGCGTCCGTCAGGCCCGCAATCATGCGAAGCGTTGTTGTCTTGCCGCAACCGGACGGGCCGAGGAAGGTGACAAAGCTGCCTTCCGGGACGGTAAGGTCCATTTTCTTCACGGCAACGAATTCGCCGTATTTCTTGACCACGTTTTTCAGTTCTACGGCATTGCCTGCGCCTGTCCCACTCATGGATCTACCTTTCGCAGCTTGGCCTTGATTGTTTCTCGAAAGAATTGCGGCCGGTTCTGACCGGTCAGGACCGGCCGCGAGTTTACCTACTAAAGGGAGGCTTAATATCCCTTTTGGACACGAGAGAATTTCTTGGACCAGTCGGCTTCGTTCTTGTTCCAGTATTCCGGATCGAAGAAGCTGAGCCCGTTCAGCGTACCACTCGGGTCGAAGGCCGGAAGCGTCGGTACCTTCTCGCCTACATCGACTTTGGTCGGATCAAGGGCAGGCGGATAGTTCTGGCCCTCTGCCACGGCGATGGCGACTTCCGGTTCCAGCATGAAGTTCAGCAGTTCTTCGCAGGCAGCCATCGGGCTGCCTTTCATCACGAACAGGCATTCCTGCCAGCCCAGGCCGCCCGGCGGGTCCATGTAACCAATGTCATGGCCCTGATCCTGCAGGGCGCGGACGCGGCCCGACCATGCTTCGGTCACATAGATTTCCTCTTCCGCCAGCAGGCTCATCAGCTCCGCACCGGAACTCCAGTATTTCTTGGCGAGGTCGCGGTGTTCACGAACCTTGTCCCAGACAGCGTCGATATCCTGGATGTTGTTCGGGTCCTGATCGGACTGCAAGGCACCATACCAGACGCGTGTCTTCCATTCCCCCCAGCCTGCGGTCTTGCCTTTATAAGCCTGATCGATCAGCAGTTTTGCGCCTTTTGCCTTGGCTTCATCGTCGCTGATGTATTTACGGTTATAGGCAATGCCGGTGGTGCCATAGTCATAAGGAACTGCGGACAGTTTACCGCCGCTGACCTTGCGGAACACGTCCTGCAGGCTGACGATGACATTCTTCAGGTTGGGAACGTTGGCTTCGTTGATTTCCGAAGACAGGCCCAGATTGTGATAGCGGGCGTAATCGAAGACGCCGGACAGATGGGCGAGGTTGAACTCACCCGGCTGGCTGGCCTTCACACGGGCGAGATATTCATCCGCGCCACCGAAGGTGCCATCGACAACCTTGATGCCGGTCTTTTCGGTATAGGGGCCAAAGGCGTATTTCCGGAAAGCTTCGGAAACCACACCGCCCCAACCGTCGAAACGGACCTGTTCAACGGATGCAGCATAGGCACGGGTCAGGCCGGCCATCGGGCCGCCAACGATTCCGGC
The Aestuariispira ectoiniformans genome window above contains:
- a CDS encoding 3-keto-5-aminohexanoate cleavage protein — translated: MSRKVVITCAITGSIHTPSMSPYLPVTPDEIAEHAIEAAEAGAAILHLHARDPETGFPSPSPDVFGQFLPRIKQSTDAVVNISTGGGMSMTVNDRMQAALTAAPEMASLNMGSMNFGLFPAAERPRDWKYDWEKDFLESSKDFVFKNTFADIETLLTELGEKNGTRFEFECYDVGHLYNLAHFRDRGLVKGPIFLQFVLGVLGGIGADPENLMHLKSTADRLFGEDYQFSVLGAGRHQMPLAAMSASLGGNVRVGLEDNLYMRKGELAKTNAEQVRKVREILEGLSLEIATPDEARSLLNLKGGDQVAF
- a CDS encoding ABC transporter ATP-binding protein; this translates as MSGTGAGNAVELKNVVKKYGEFVAVKKMDLTVPEGSFVTFLGPSGCGKTTTLRMIAGLTDASDGDILIKGNRVNEIPIHKRNLGLVFQNYALFPHKTIFDNVAFGLKYRKVSKADIAGRVRKALDLVQLPHAEDRYPSQLSGGQQQRIALARAIVIEPHVLLLDEPLSALDANLREEMRVELKRIQRELGIATVFVTHDQSEALAMSDKLVVMNHGIVEQVGKPEDVYNDPKSTFVANFLGHSNIHNGQLKAKNGATVEVDLGNGTALNAAINGSALPDDGRVCAIVRAEKIQLTSVENAEGSGSSLTGQVKTVDYLGQNARYFVQAGGFDWQVINPIHRQPFSEGQQVALHVAPEDCVLLPGHEEDRH
- a CDS encoding histone deacetylase family protein, which encodes MRVFFSEKQLSHHGESFLVAGQPKPIPEVPERAGHLKAAVSKLGLDICEPDDHGLSPLAAIHKPEYLNFLQTAYERWVAAGGNGTVVPNIHPRNRNITYPHSAVGQAGYHLGDTACPITESTWDAVYWSAHTAVSAAMDITNGAKEAYALCRPPGHHAGPDLAGGFCYLNNSAIAAQHLRSQCARVAILDIDLHHGNGTQDIFYHRDDVMTLSIHADPRHFYPFFWGHEAERGEAAGLGYNKNYPLPLGSGDNAFIAALETAMESVKSFAADALVIATGLDASEQDPFGGLAVTSDGFERIGAIIGAYPKPVLLVQEGGYISDVLSTNLYRLLHGFLGARGAIQ
- a CDS encoding aminotransferase family protein; translation: MSKASRLFYQTRQRRPRINRAEGPYMWDVDGNRYLDAVCGAMVSNIGHSHPKVLAGMQAQMEKATFAYRLHFENDAAETLAHRLADLAPGDLERVFFVSGGSEAVESCIKMARQYALATDQAQRYKIISRFPSYHGSTLGALGLTGYAPMTAPFAPMMQEQPKIETPRAYLHRDGRSEEELGLYYANMLEDEILRQGPETVLAFIMEPVGGASTGALVAPDNYYGCIREICDQYGILLIYDEVMTGGGRTGHYFAADHWGIKPDLISVSKGLAAGYAPLGAMLAPDRLVEPVLDAGGFIHGFTYAGNPIACAAGNAVLDVLEEEKLYENARSGGALLKASLQELADRHPIVGDVRGKGMLLAMELVADRDTMEPLPPAAMAAARLMDIAYEKGLILYWRRTRGGARGDHIMVCPPLNLRSNSFSEILEPLDESLTQLEQELASHKGAA
- a CDS encoding extracellular solute-binding protein, whose protein sequence is MDDTKRYENLLDRYRDGNIDRRTFLGLLGVAGAAAGIVGGPMAGLTRAYAASVEQVRFDGWGGVVSEAFRKYAFGPYTEKTGIKVVDGTFGGADEYLARVKASQPGEFNLAHLSGVFDYARYHNLGLSSEINEANVPNLKNVIVSLQDVFRKVSGGKLSAVPYDYGTTGIAYNRKYISDDEAKAKGAKLLIDQAYKGKTAGWGEWKTRVWYGALQSDQDPNNIQDIDAVWDKVREHRDLAKKYWSSGAELMSLLAEEEIYVTEAWSGRVRALQDQGHDIGYMDPPGGLGWQECLFVMKGSPMAACEELLNFMLEPEVAIAVAEGQNYPPALDPTKVDVGEKVPTLPAFDPSGTLNGLSFFDPEYWNKNEADWSKKFSRVQKGY